In one window of Canis lupus baileyi chromosome 10, mCanLup2.hap1, whole genome shotgun sequence DNA:
- the SPAAR gene encoding small regulatory polypeptide of amino acid response: METAVIGVVAVLLVVTVAITCLLCCFSCDSRAQDPQGGPGHSFTVATFRQEASLFTGPGHHAQPTTGARDFWTFM; the protein is encoded by the coding sequence ATGGAAACAGCCGTGATTGGAGTGGTGGCAGTGCTGCTTGTGGTCACCGTAGCCATCACCTGCCTCCTCTGCTGCTTCAGCTGTGACTCGAGGGCCCAGGATCCTCAGGGGGGCCCTGGCCACAGCTTCACGGTGGCCACCTTTCGCCAGGAGGCTTCTCTCTTCACAGGGCCGGGTCACCATGCCCAGCCGACGACGGGTGCCCGGGACTTCTGGACCTTCATGTGA